From Halotia branconii CENA392, the proteins below share one genomic window:
- a CDS encoding DUF2887 domain-containing protein has protein sequence MRRDTIFYKLFKQFPGLLFELVDEPPAEAQNYQFESVEVKETAFRIDGVFLPPANAVSKTVFFAEVQFQKDEDLYHRFFSELFLFLYRHSIRYDDWSGVLIFRSRSLEPSNPAIHRALLESNQVRRVYLDELGDLKQQPLGLGLMLLTNVNSETEAVEGARFLLEQAQQQSEQAIIDLVTTIIVYKFSTLSREEIEAMLGLNLEEEPRAIRDAKEEQTRSLVLRQLKRLLGELPDALLSQIQGLSLEQLEALGEALLDFSSMADLEGWLQGQPRG, from the coding sequence ATGCGACGTGACACCATCTTCTATAAATTATTTAAGCAATTTCCGGGTTTACTGTTTGAATTAGTAGATGAACCACCCGCAGAAGCACAGAACTATCAGTTTGAATCGGTTGAAGTCAAAGAAACGGCGTTTCGGATTGATGGAGTGTTTTTACCTCCCGCTAATGCAGTTTCCAAAACTGTCTTTTTCGCTGAGGTGCAGTTTCAGAAAGATGAAGACTTATATCACCGCTTTTTTAGTGAATTATTTTTGTTTCTCTATCGCCACTCTATCCGTTACGATGACTGGTCTGGAGTGCTGATTTTTCGTTCTCGCAGTCTGGAACCTTCAAATCCTGCGATTCATCGCGCTTTGCTAGAGAGTAATCAAGTGCGGCGGGTTTATCTGGATGAGTTGGGGGATTTAAAACAACAACCTTTGGGGCTAGGGTTGATGTTATTGACAAATGTTAATTCTGAAACGGAAGCAGTGGAAGGGGCGCGGTTTTTGCTGGAACAAGCACAGCAACAATCGGAACAAGCAATAATAGATTTAGTGACGACGATTATAGTCTACAAGTTTTCTACCTTGAGTCGAGAGGAGATTGAAGCGATGTTGGGACTAAATTTGGAAGAAGAACCACGGGCTATTAGGGACGCGAAGGAGGAACAAACGCGATCGCTCGTCCTCCGACAATTAAAACGGCTATTGGGTGAGCTTCCCGATGCGCTGCTGTCCCAGATTCAAGGGTTGTCGCTAGAACAGTTGGAAGCTTTAGGTGAGGCGTTGTTAGATTTTTCCTCTATGGCGGATTTGGAAGGGTGGTTACAAGGTCAACCAAGAGGGTAA
- the rbfA gene encoding 30S ribosome-binding factor RbfA, translating into MATNRRISRVAEMIKREVSQMLINGIKDDRVGTGMVSVTDVDVSGDLQHAKIYVSIYGTDEAKAETMAGLKSATGFVRSELGARVRLRRTPEVIFIEDPSIERGTKVLSLLNQLQYQRSSENLTAREDTTDEYDEES; encoded by the coding sequence ATGGCTACAAATCGCCGCATTTCCCGCGTTGCAGAAATGATCAAACGGGAAGTTAGCCAAATGCTAATCAATGGGATTAAAGATGATCGTGTAGGTACGGGTATGGTAAGTGTTACCGATGTAGATGTTTCTGGCGATTTACAACACGCCAAAATCTACGTCAGTATCTATGGTACAGATGAAGCCAAGGCAGAAACAATGGCTGGCTTAAAATCGGCGACGGGTTTTGTTCGCAGCGAACTAGGTGCGCGGGTACGGCTGCGTCGCACACCAGAAGTAATCTTTATCGAAGATCCTTCTATAGAACGGGGTACTAAGGTATTATCGCTCTTAAACCAACTCCAGTATCAGCGATCGTCAGAAAATCTAACAGCAAGAGAAGATACTACAGATGAATATGACGAAGAATCCTGA
- the cbiE gene encoding precorrin-6y C5,15-methyltransferase (decarboxylating) subunit CbiE, producing the protein MMKKWLSIVGIGEDGLQGLSAIARSLIDQAEVIVGGDRHLAMLPPNDQREKLTWASPISASVAEIIRRRNQSICVLASGDPMCYGIGVTLTRQIPISEITIIPAPSAFSLACARLGWSLTEVETLSLCGRPPSLLQSYIYPQAKLLILSEGKNTPAIVAEILTKRGYGDSEITVLERIGGIEERIVTGTAASWHVIELADLNAIAVNCIADPGVVPLPRLPGLPDDAYHHDGQLTKREVRAITLTALAPTPGKLLWDVGAGCGSISIEWMRTHPRCRAIAIEQNSSRLHYIAENASTLGTPNLQIIAGKAPDAFKNLPTPDAIFIGGGVTAEKLFDICWEVLRPGGRLVANVVTVEGEQTLFQWHQQVGGKLNRIAIQRAEPIGKFLGWRAMSPVTQWIAVKA; encoded by the coding sequence ATAATGAAAAAATGGCTTTCTATTGTCGGTATTGGTGAAGATGGGTTACAGGGATTAAGTGCGATCGCTCGTTCTTTAATAGATCAAGCTGAAGTAATTGTGGGAGGCGATCGCCATCTGGCAATGTTGCCTCCAAATGACCAACGTGAGAAACTAACTTGGGCATCTCCCATTAGTGCCTCAGTAGCAGAAATTATCCGTCGTCGTAATCAATCTATTTGTGTACTAGCGAGTGGTGATCCCATGTGTTACGGCATTGGTGTTACCTTAACGCGGCAAATTCCTATATCAGAAATCACAATTATCCCTGCGCCTTCAGCCTTCAGCCTCGCCTGTGCCCGATTAGGATGGTCTTTAACTGAAGTGGAAACCTTGAGTTTGTGCGGTCGTCCACCTTCGTTACTTCAGTCTTACATCTATCCCCAAGCCAAGTTGTTAATTTTGAGCGAGGGAAAAAATACACCTGCAATTGTGGCTGAAATTTTGACCAAACGTGGCTATGGTGACAGCGAAATTACAGTATTAGAACGCATAGGCGGTATTGAAGAAAGAATTGTCACTGGTACGGCTGCATCTTGGCATGTAATAGAACTTGCCGATCTTAATGCGATCGCAGTTAATTGTATTGCTGATCCTGGAGTTGTGCCTTTGCCAAGATTACCAGGACTTCCAGATGACGCTTATCACCATGATGGACAACTTACCAAGCGCGAAGTTAGGGCAATTACCTTAACAGCTTTAGCACCGACACCAGGAAAACTGCTGTGGGATGTCGGCGCGGGTTGCGGCTCAATTTCGATTGAATGGATGCGGACTCATCCCAGGTGTCGGGCGATCGCGATCGAACAAAATTCTTCTAGATTACATTATATTGCTGAAAATGCTTCTACCCTTGGTACTCCCAACTTACAAATCATTGCAGGTAAAGCACCAGATGCCTTCAAAAATTTGCCTACACCAGATGCCATTTTCATTGGTGGTGGAGTCACAGCAGAGAAGCTTTTCGATATTTGCTGGGAAGTTTTGCGACCCGGTGGACGTTTAGTAGCAAATGTTGTCACGGTAGAAGGTGAACAAACTTTATTTCAGTGGCATCAACAAGTTGGTGGTAAGTTAAACCGGATTGCCATCCAAAGGGCGGAACCTATTGGCAAGTTTTTGGGCTGGCGGGCAATGTCACCTGTAACACAATGGATAGCAGTTAAGGCTTAA
- a CDS encoding HetZ-related protein, whose translation MKANLANLPTSTSTFESGVAIEELPITDSLAQLLHQEMQAQVKAAPGCIQALAQRIAKEVKRICDKSYRIQTSGEIQSWQLTLSRHRLQKCLHYYRLGSRKGRVELHSTLGAMVYRHVTVAGSELGFDARYTLIEDFLQAFYIEAVKAFRRENELPEDYTPRTQLQLAEYIAFTEQYAKRRINLPGGNNQQLIILRAQGFARRQPQETTVDIEMAVESAKSEEAESYQRSSTAQQIRSKMIAQASFDPSEASERDRVISELVKYLESQNQSDCVDYLTLKLQDLSAPEIDEILGLTSRQRDYLQQRFKYHAEKFAKQHQWQLVHQWLGAGLEHKLGLSAQQWETFLGTLSSQQQQILQLKIAQQSDQAIAKIIKCTPKQLQKRWTQLLELAWDIRNGNNEAQAS comes from the coding sequence ATGAAAGCTAACCTTGCCAATCTACCAACCTCTACATCCACTTTTGAGTCCGGCGTTGCCATTGAAGAATTACCAATTACGGATAGCTTGGCGCAACTGCTGCATCAAGAAATGCAAGCTCAAGTCAAAGCAGCGCCTGGGTGTATACAAGCTTTAGCACAGCGTATCGCTAAAGAAGTCAAACGAATTTGCGACAAAAGCTACCGCATTCAAACATCAGGAGAAATACAGTCTTGGCAGCTAACTTTGTCTAGACATCGTTTGCAAAAGTGTTTACATTATTATCGACTTGGTTCGAGAAAAGGACGTGTGGAATTGCATAGTACTTTAGGTGCTATGGTTTACCGTCATGTGACAGTTGCCGGCTCAGAGTTAGGATTTGATGCTCGCTACACCCTCATTGAAGATTTTTTACAAGCATTTTATATTGAAGCTGTTAAAGCTTTCCGCCGCGAAAACGAACTTCCAGAAGATTACACCCCACGTACTCAGCTGCAATTAGCAGAATACATCGCCTTTACAGAGCAGTATGCCAAGCGCCGCATTAATTTACCGGGTGGTAATAATCAGCAATTAATTATTCTGCGCGCTCAAGGGTTTGCTCGTCGTCAGCCCCAAGAAACTACCGTAGATATTGAAATGGCGGTAGAATCTGCTAAAAGTGAAGAAGCAGAATCTTATCAGCGCAGCTCGACAGCCCAACAAATCCGGTCAAAAATGATTGCTCAAGCTAGTTTTGACCCCTCGGAAGCATCAGAACGCGATCGCGTTATCTCAGAATTGGTAAAATACTTAGAGTCTCAAAATCAATCTGATTGTGTAGATTACTTGACTCTCAAACTCCAAGACCTCTCAGCACCAGAAATTGACGAAATTTTGGGTCTAACTAGCCGTCAACGCGACTATCTGCAACAGCGTTTTAAATACCATGCAGAAAAGTTTGCCAAGCAGCATCAATGGCAGTTAGTACATCAGTGGTTGGGTGCAGGTTTAGAACACAAGTTGGGACTTTCTGCTCAACAATGGGAAACCTTTTTAGGTACGTTATCTTCACAGCAACAACAAATCTTACAGTTAAAAATTGCTCAGCAAAGTGATCAGGCGATCGCTAAAATAATTAAATGTACCCCTAAACAACTACAAAAACGCTGGACTCAGTTATTAGAACTAGCCTGGGATATTCGTAACGGTAACAATGAAGCTCAAGCAAGCTAA
- a CDS encoding ABC1 kinase family protein → MFLTQTVPRQREIIEVVLRNGWDYMRRLLTGGKADEPQLPTPAVLKNILVDLGPVYVKLGQLLSTRPDLLSAGYIEELSTLQDEVPPVPWTDIEIVIRKQLKRPLEETFSIVNPVPVAAGSIAQTHRATLIDGREVALKVQRPGIDITIAQDIALIQGIADLVARTDFGQTYEIKSIAGEFTKALEDELDFTREAGFTDQLRRNLSKGRWFDPTQIVVAEIYWDLTTEKLLVMEWLNGVPFLSADLNNSTNGKDPVAERQAITTLLFRAFFQQLYIDGFFHADPHPGNLFYLSDGRVALLDCGMVGRLDPRTQQILTEMLLAIVDLDAGRCAQLTLQLADSPQPVILSRLENDYDRMLRKYHNVSLTEVNFSQIIYEVLQVARNNKIRLPSNMGLYAKTLANLEGVARTFNPEVNLFDEVKPLMTDLFRKQLIGDNPVRSLLRTALDLKSLSLQSPRQIELLLDRVTSETLQWNLSLRGLDGMRRTMDDAANRLSFSILVGSLIMGAAIISNKAQTSQVSFLSSVLFAAASLLGLWLIVSILRSGRLR, encoded by the coding sequence ATGTTCCTGACCCAAACTGTTCCTCGTCAACGAGAAATTATTGAAGTAGTCCTTCGCAATGGCTGGGATTATATGCGAAGGTTGTTAACTGGCGGTAAAGCTGATGAACCCCAGTTACCTACACCTGCGGTTTTAAAAAATATCCTGGTGGATTTAGGGCCAGTTTATGTCAAACTCGGTCAACTACTTTCCACTCGTCCAGATTTACTCAGTGCTGGCTACATTGAGGAACTTTCAACACTGCAAGACGAAGTACCCCCCGTTCCCTGGACAGATATCGAGATAGTCATTCGCAAACAACTAAAACGCCCGCTAGAAGAGACATTCAGTATAGTTAATCCTGTACCAGTAGCAGCGGGATCAATTGCCCAGACACATCGAGCGACATTAATAGACGGTCGAGAAGTTGCTCTAAAGGTGCAACGTCCTGGTATTGATATTACTATTGCTCAAGATATTGCTTTAATTCAAGGTATTGCTGATTTAGTAGCGCGTACCGATTTTGGGCAAACTTATGAAATTAAATCTATTGCTGGAGAATTTACTAAAGCATTAGAAGACGAGTTAGATTTTACACGGGAAGCTGGTTTTACAGATCAGCTACGACGTAATCTATCCAAAGGTCGCTGGTTTGATCCCACACAAATAGTCGTTGCGGAAATTTACTGGGATTTGACAACAGAAAAATTACTGGTAATGGAGTGGCTGAATGGAGTGCCGTTTCTCTCAGCAGATTTAAATAATAGTACCAACGGGAAAGATCCAGTTGCCGAGCGTCAAGCTATAACTACTTTATTATTTCGAGCGTTTTTTCAGCAACTATATATTGATGGGTTTTTTCACGCTGATCCCCATCCAGGAAACTTATTTTATCTGAGTGATGGGCGGGTTGCGCTTCTAGACTGTGGCATGGTGGGAAGACTTGATCCCCGGACTCAGCAAATATTAACAGAAATGCTGTTAGCGATCGTCGATTTAGATGCGGGAAGATGCGCTCAGTTAACTTTGCAGTTAGCAGATTCTCCTCAGCCTGTAATTTTATCACGGTTGGAAAATGATTACGATCGCATGTTGCGAAAGTATCACAATGTCAGTTTAACGGAAGTCAATTTTAGCCAGATAATTTACGAAGTTTTACAAGTTGCTCGCAACAATAAAATTAGATTACCTAGCAACATGGGTTTATATGCCAAAACCCTAGCTAATTTAGAAGGAGTGGCGCGTACCTTCAACCCAGAGGTAAATCTTTTTGATGAAGTCAAGCCCTTAATGACAGACTTGTTTCGTAAGCAACTAATAGGCGATAATCCAGTGCGATCGCTGCTACGAACAGCCTTAGATCTTAAAAGTCTGTCATTGCAATCTCCCCGTCAAATCGAACTGTTATTAGACCGAGTTACTTCAGAAACTTTACAGTGGAATCTGTCACTACGTGGTTTGGACGGAATGCGGCGGACTATGGATGATGCTGCTAATCGTTTATCCTTTAGTATATTGGTAGGTTCGCTGATTATGGGAGCAGCAATTATTTCTAACAAAGCGCAAACTTCTCAAGTATCTTTTTTAAGCAGTGTGCTGTTTGCAGCTGCGAGTTTATTGGGATTGTGGTTAATTGTAAGTATATTGCGATCGGGACGTTTACGATAA
- a CDS encoding DNA adenine methylase → MVTQITKEAYPRPFLKWAGGKSKLIKQYIPYLPKHYKTYYEPFLGGGAIFFHLQPSQAILTDINSELITTYCCVKDQVEELICLLKEHKIKHTRNYYYHVRANSGGTALEKSARLIYLNKTCFNGLYRVNSQGQFNVPLGRYENPNICPEDLLRLASKALSTSKIQQADFTAVLNKANSHDDFVYFDPPYYPVSQTSNFTAYSNHCFAEEQQIKLKDVFVKLADRGVKIMLSNSDCDFIRNLYIDFNIYTISAARSINSNSKKRGNITEVLVTSY, encoded by the coding sequence ATGGTAACTCAAATCACTAAAGAAGCTTATCCACGTCCATTTTTAAAGTGGGCGGGAGGTAAAAGTAAATTAATTAAACAATATATTCCTTATTTACCCAAGCATTATAAAACTTACTATGAGCCATTTTTAGGTGGAGGTGCTATTTTTTTCCATCTGCAACCCTCACAGGCAATTTTAACTGATATCAATTCTGAGTTAATTACTACTTATTGCTGTGTTAAGGATCAAGTTGAGGAATTAATCTGCTTACTTAAAGAACATAAAATTAAACATACTAGAAACTATTACTATCATGTCAGGGCTAATTCTGGAGGTACTGCTTTAGAAAAATCTGCTCGTTTAATTTATCTGAATAAAACTTGTTTTAATGGTTTATATCGAGTCAATTCTCAGGGACAATTCAATGTACCATTAGGCAGGTACGAAAATCCTAATATTTGTCCTGAAGATTTACTAAGATTAGCTTCTAAAGCGCTTTCTACATCTAAAATTCAACAAGCAGATTTTACTGCTGTGCTAAATAAAGCAAACAGCCATGATGATTTTGTTTATTTTGATCCGCCATATTATCCCGTGAGTCAAACTAGTAATTTTACTGCTTATAGTAATCATTGTTTTGCTGAAGAGCAACAAATTAAACTCAAGGACGTATTTGTAAAACTAGCTGATCGAGGAGTAAAAATTATGCTATCTAATTCAGATTGTGATTTTATTCGTAATCTTTATATTGATTTCAATATATATACTATATCAGCGGCAAGGTCAATTAATTCTAATAGCAAGAAGCGGGGAAATATTACTGAAGTATTAGTAACTTCTTATTAA
- a CDS encoding ABC transporter ATP-binding protein produces MSIIVVENLSKFYPVAVKEPGIKGTITHFFRRTYRSIKAVQDVYFEIDPGEVVGFLGPNGAGKTTTLKMLTGLIHPSNGIVRVAGHIPFLRQQAFLQKITLVMGQKQQLLWDLPALDSLKINAAVYEISDKEFQRRVGELTEMLALEGKLTQPVRKLSLGERMKAELLAALLHRPHVLFLDEPTLGLDVNAQVAVRDFLREYNQRYQATVLLTSHYMADITALCERVLLIHQGNLMYDGSLDGLLESFAPYREVHVELAQPLPIEKLKVYGDVKLLEGRAVRFMVQQEALTVTVSRILADLEVIDLTVTEPPVEEVIGKVFQAGIA; encoded by the coding sequence ATGTCAATCATCGTTGTTGAAAATTTAAGTAAATTCTATCCGGTAGCAGTCAAAGAGCCGGGGATTAAAGGCACAATCACCCACTTTTTTCGCCGCACCTACCGTTCAATTAAAGCAGTTCAAGACGTTTATTTTGAAATCGACCCAGGCGAGGTGGTAGGTTTTTTGGGGCCGAATGGTGCTGGTAAAACCACCACACTCAAAATGCTTACAGGGCTGATTCATCCTTCTAACGGTATAGTCAGAGTCGCTGGACATATTCCCTTTCTTCGCCAACAGGCATTTTTACAAAAAATTACCTTAGTGATGGGGCAAAAGCAGCAACTCCTGTGGGACTTACCAGCGCTAGATTCTTTGAAAATTAACGCTGCTGTATATGAAATCTCCGATAAAGAGTTTCAGCGGCGAGTAGGAGAATTAACCGAAATGCTGGCCTTAGAAGGTAAGCTTACCCAACCTGTACGCAAGTTATCTTTGGGTGAGCGAATGAAAGCAGAATTATTGGCAGCACTTTTACATCGTCCTCACGTACTATTTTTGGATGAACCGACTTTAGGACTCGATGTCAATGCTCAAGTAGCAGTGCGTGATTTTCTGCGTGAGTATAATCAGCGTTATCAAGCGACAGTTTTGTTGACTAGTCACTACATGGCCGATATCACAGCTTTGTGTGAACGGGTACTCTTAATTCACCAAGGTAATCTCATGTACGATGGTAGCTTAGATGGGCTACTAGAAAGTTTTGCACCTTATCGTGAAGTCCATGTAGAGTTAGCACAGCCTCTGCCGATAGAAAAATTAAAGGTTTACGGAGATGTGAAACTCTTAGAAGGGCGAGCAGTGCGTTTTATGGTGCAACAAGAAGCCCTTACCGTGACAGTATCTCGGATTTTGGCAGATTTAGAAGTAATTGATTTAACTGTAACTGAGCCGCCTGTAGAAGAAGTAATTGGAAAAGTTTTTCAGGCGGGGATAGCATAG
- the larC gene encoding nickel pincer cofactor biosynthesis protein LarC, translated as MTKLAYLQCPTGISGDMCLGTLVSLGVPIEYLIEKLNNLGIAQEYQLRAELVQRNGQQATKVHVDLIDHYHDHKHNHHGRHLPEIVQMISKAGLPSRAAAWSLAVFRQLAVAEGAVHGIAPEKVHFHEVGAVDAIVDIVGTCLGLDWLGIVSNHQGLPLLYCSAFPTGGGTVRAAHGQMAVPVPAVLKLWEMRGCPVYSNGIDRELVTPTGAAIATTLVRDFGAPPPMTIKQVGLGAGSIDLPIPNILRLWLGESINLQANFTNSNDTSSTLETISVLETQIDDLNPQAIGYVFEALFAVGALDVFTQSVGMKKSRPGILLTVICDPENVLNCEAVLFRETTTLGIRRTTQQRTILQREIQSVATEYGQVRIKVAWQGKLPEKLIANVQPEYEDCAELARKYNIPWREIQRSALQSWYLCNS; from the coding sequence ATGACTAAACTTGCTTATCTTCAATGTCCGACGGGAATTTCTGGTGATATGTGCCTAGGAACCTTAGTTAGTCTAGGTGTCCCTATAGAGTATTTAATAGAAAAACTCAATAATTTGGGAATTGCCCAAGAGTACCAATTAAGGGCAGAACTTGTGCAACGCAATGGTCAGCAAGCGACGAAAGTTCATGTAGATTTAATAGATCATTACCACGACCACAAACACAATCATCATGGACGGCACTTGCCAGAAATAGTGCAAATGATTAGCAAAGCAGGATTACCATCACGGGCAGCAGCTTGGAGTTTAGCAGTATTTCGGCAGTTAGCAGTAGCAGAAGGGGCAGTACATGGCATTGCCCCAGAGAAAGTACACTTCCATGAGGTGGGTGCTGTGGATGCGATCGTGGATATTGTCGGTACTTGTTTAGGGTTGGATTGGTTGGGCATTGTAAGTAATCATCAGGGATTGCCCCTACTATATTGTTCAGCGTTCCCGACGGGAGGGGGAACAGTGCGGGCGGCACATGGTCAGATGGCAGTACCAGTCCCAGCGGTATTAAAACTATGGGAAATGCGGGGTTGTCCAGTTTATAGTAATGGTATTGATCGGGAACTAGTGACACCTACAGGAGCTGCGATCGCCACTACTCTCGTGAGAGATTTTGGTGCGCCACCACCAATGACTATCAAGCAAGTAGGACTGGGAGCAGGTTCTATAGATTTACCCATTCCCAATATATTACGTCTATGGTTGGGCGAAAGTATTAATTTACAGGCAAATTTTACCAATTCTAACGATACTAGTTCTACTTTAGAGACAATATCAGTACTAGAAACCCAAATTGATGATTTAAATCCCCAGGCAATCGGCTATGTATTTGAGGCGTTGTTTGCTGTGGGTGCGCTGGATGTGTTTACTCAATCTGTAGGAATGAAAAAGTCACGTCCGGGAATTTTACTGACTGTGATTTGTGATCCGGAAAATGTACTCAATTGTGAAGCAGTTTTATTTCGGGAGACAACTACTTTAGGCATTCGCCGGACTACCCAGCAAAGAACCATCTTACAGCGGGAAATTCAATCGGTGGCAACTGAATATGGTCAGGTACGCATCAAGGTAGCATGGCAGGGAAAATTACCAGAAAAACTCATTGCTAACGTGCAGCCAGAATATGAAGATTGTGCAGAATTAGCCCGAAAATATAATATTCCTTGGCGTGAAATTCAGCGATCGGCATTACAAAGTTGGTATTTATGTAATTCGTAA
- a CDS encoding PD-(D/E)XK nuclease superfamily protein has translation MTQGGRAVTSGNVLEKTVEGALLGHKYVQVGFDLPKKQRFEWLVSSKNIPKRYAKQVYIGEGIYGSDIYVDFYIIGSASISSGLIIECKWQQTSGSVDEKLPYLNLNIQKCYPTQALVLIDGGGMKAKAISWLAAQVAENQNLLAVYNLSSFLIWSNNHL, from the coding sequence ATGACTCAAGGCGGAAGAGCAGTTACTTCTGGCAATGTTCTAGAAAAAACCGTAGAAGGTGCTTTGCTCGGACATAAATATGTCCAAGTTGGGTTTGATTTACCAAAAAAACAAAGATTTGAATGGCTTGTAAGCTCTAAAAATATACCAAAACGATATGCAAAGCAGGTTTATATTGGAGAAGGAATTTATGGTAGCGATATATATGTAGACTTTTATATTATTGGCTCTGCATCTATATCTTCTGGATTAATTATTGAGTGTAAATGGCAGCAAACTAGTGGTTCAGTTGATGAAAAACTACCTTACCTTAACTTAAATATTCAAAAATGCTACCCTACACAAGCACTTGTATTAATTGACGGTGGAGGAATGAAAGCAAAAGCCATATCATGGTTAGCCGCACAAGTCGCAGAAAATCAAAATTTGTTAGCAGTTTATAACTTAAGTTCATTTCTTATATGGTCTAATAACCATCTTTAA
- a CDS encoding L-threonylcarbamoyladenylate synthase encodes MAKIFAVHPDNPQIRRIEEIKSALSSGAVMLYPTDTVYAIGCDLNAKSAVERVRQIKQLANDKPLTFLCPSLSNVATYAFVSDTAYRIMKHLIPGPYTFLLPATKLVPRLVQSPKRKTTGIRVPNHPACLALLAALGNPIISTSAHLPPDEADAGTVELNPELKMSRVELFDRLDNLVDVIVDTGEEPTYQVSTILDLTGDEPMITRRGLGWEAVTAWV; translated from the coding sequence ATGGCCAAAATTTTTGCAGTCCATCCTGATAATCCTCAAATCCGCCGAATAGAGGAAATAAAATCAGCGCTCTCTAGTGGCGCAGTTATGCTCTACCCTACTGATACAGTCTATGCCATTGGTTGTGATTTAAATGCTAAGTCAGCGGTGGAACGAGTGCGGCAAATTAAGCAGCTAGCTAACGATAAACCACTGACATTTTTATGTCCTTCACTATCGAATGTGGCAACTTATGCCTTTGTCAGTGATACTGCTTATCGGATTATGAAACACCTGATACCAGGCCCTTACACGTTTTTATTACCCGCTACCAAGTTAGTGCCGCGACTGGTGCAAAGCCCCAAGCGAAAAACTACTGGGATTCGCGTCCCCAATCATCCTGCGTGTTTAGCATTACTAGCAGCTTTAGGCAATCCAATTATTTCGACTTCGGCACATCTGCCGCCAGATGAGGCAGATGCTGGCACAGTAGAGCTAAATCCAGAACTAAAAATGTCGCGTGTGGAGCTATTTGACCGTTTGGATAACTTAGTAGATGTCATTGTAGACACTGGTGAAGAACCAACATACCAAGTGTCTACGATTTTAGACTTGACGGGAGACGAACCAATGATTACACGGCGGGGTTTAGGTTGGGAAGCAGTCACAGCGTGGGTATGA
- a CDS encoding DUF751 family protein, producing MFDGFWDNISRYPRYFVTVLLGVFINTFEPLMPLLKRPVTLIALLGLFVGSLVFVSLTLRAMLGLNTI from the coding sequence ATGTTTGATGGATTTTGGGATAATATCTCTCGCTACCCCCGTTACTTCGTGACTGTTCTCTTAGGCGTGTTTATAAACACGTTTGAGCCATTAATGCCACTTTTGAAACGTCCAGTTACCTTAATTGCCCTTTTGGGTTTATTCGTGGGCAGCTTGGTCTTTGTTTCTCTTACCCTACGTGCCATGCTGGGCTTGAACACCATCTAG
- a CDS encoding ABC transporter permease has protein sequence MKKIIRKALTLLSVYYAYMVEYRAELILWVLSGSLPIILMGVWIKAAQSGQFGLTSVDFARYFLTVFIVRQITVAWVIYEFEREVVEGKLSPRLLQPLDPVWHHVASHLSERIARIPFALLLIALFFLLYPQAVWLPNLGQILLFIVAVALAFILRFTIQYTFAMFAFWTERATSLENLWLLFYLFLSGLIAPLDVFPEPIRTVVLFTPFPYLVNFPASLLVGLPVDIGRGFLSIIAWILIFLGANRLLWRAGLKRYSGMGA, from the coding sequence ATGAAAAAGATTATTAGAAAAGCCCTGACTTTGCTTTCGGTCTACTATGCCTACATGGTTGAATATCGAGCAGAATTAATTTTATGGGTTTTATCTGGGTCTTTGCCAATTATTCTCATGGGTGTCTGGATAAAGGCAGCCCAAAGTGGACAATTTGGTTTGACATCGGTAGACTTTGCTCGTTACTTTTTGACGGTTTTTATTGTGAGACAAATTACCGTTGCTTGGGTAATTTACGAATTTGAAAGGGAAGTAGTGGAAGGTAAGTTATCGCCTAGATTGCTACAACCCCTAGACCCTGTATGGCATCATGTCGCTTCCCATCTTTCTGAAAGAATTGCTCGTATACCATTTGCTTTGTTATTAATTGCATTATTTTTTTTACTCTATCCCCAGGCTGTTTGGTTACCGAATTTAGGACAAATTTTACTATTCATAGTGGCGGTAGCTTTAGCTTTTATTTTACGATTTACAATTCAATACACCTTTGCTATGTTCGCTTTTTGGACAGAAAGGGCTACATCTTTAGAAAATTTATGGTTATTGTTTTATTTATTTTTATCTGGTTTAATTGCACCTTTAGATGTGTTTCCAGAACCTATCCGAACAGTAGTGCTATTTACACCATTTCCTTATTTAGTTAATTTTCCTGCCAGTCTTTTAGTAGGGCTACCTGTAGATATTGGGCGAGGATTTTTATCTATAATCGCTTGGATATTAATATTTTTGGGTGCAAATCGTTTACTGTGGCGTGCAGGGTTAAAACGGTATTCTGGAATGGGAGCATAA